Proteins co-encoded in one Candidatus Brocadia sp. genomic window:
- a CDS encoding alpha/beta hydrolase produces the protein MTRPKSIGKNEKEVVIPANSVHLQGILGLPFQAKGIVVFAHGSGSGRFSPRNNFVARILQDAGIATLLTDLLEEPEALDRKNVFDIDLLADRLLANAHWLRQQPETQGLKIGYFGASTGAAAALQAAAREPEEIAAVVSRGGRPDLAMEYLHLVQAPALLIVGGDDEPVIPLNETAYARLTCPKELVIVPGATHLFEEPGTLEKVAQLACDWFTKYFTSQA, from the coding sequence ATGACTCGACCAAAATCAATCGGAAAAAATGAAAAAGAAGTTGTAATCCCTGCAAACTCTGTACATCTTCAGGGCATCCTTGGCTTACCCTTTCAGGCAAAAGGGATAGTTGTTTTTGCTCATGGCAGTGGTAGCGGCCGTTTCAGCCCGCGCAACAATTTTGTGGCCCGAATCCTCCAGGATGCGGGTATTGCCACATTGCTGACAGACCTCCTGGAGGAACCGGAAGCTTTGGACCGCAAGAATGTCTTTGATATAGACCTCCTGGCCGATCGCCTTTTAGCTAATGCCCACTGGTTACGCCAGCAGCCGGAAACACAAGGGTTGAAGATTGGTTACTTCGGGGCAAGTACGGGTGCCGCTGCCGCACTTCAGGCAGCAGCACGGGAGCCCGAAGAAATTGCCGCCGTGGTTTCCCGCGGGGGACGTCCCGATCTTGCTATGGAATATTTGCACCTCGTTCAGGCTCCTGCCCTGCTTATCGTAGGGGGTGATGACGAACCGGTTATCCCCTTGAATGAAACAGCATATGCACGATTGACGTGTCCCAAAGAGCTGGTCATCGTTCCGGGCGCCACACACCTCTTCGAAGAACCCGGGACATTGGAAAAGGTGGCACAACTGGCTTGTGATTGGTTTACGAAATACTTCACTTCACAGGCATAA
- a CDS encoding response regulator produces the protein MNNEEMAKPIEILLVEDSPGDVRLTQEALKEAKMRNNLHIVGDGVEAMSFLRKKDKYANAPRPDLILLDLNLPKKDGREVLAEIKSEEDLKSIPVVVLTISKSEEDILRSYNLHANCYVTKPIDFDQFTTVVKAIENFWFTIVKLPRYE, from the coding sequence ATGAACAATGAAGAGATGGCTAAGCCTATTGAAATTCTGTTGGTAGAGGACAGCCCCGGTGATGTCCGGTTGACGCAGGAGGCTTTAAAGGAAGCCAAGATGCGAAATAATTTACATATTGTTGGTGACGGCGTCGAGGCCATGTCCTTTCTGCGAAAAAAGGACAAGTATGCCAATGCGCCTCGTCCGGATCTTATTTTGCTCGATCTGAACCTGCCGAAGAAAGATGGACGCGAAGTACTTGCAGAAATAAAATCAGAGGAGGATCTGAAGAGCATCCCGGTGGTGGTTCTGACCATCTCAAAATCAGAAGAAGATATCCTCAGGTCTTATAACCTCCATGCAAATTGTTACGTTACCAAGCCGATTGATTTCGACCAGTTTACCACAGTGGTAAAGGCAATTGAGAATTTCTGGTTTACTATTGTGAAATTGCCACGGTATGAGTGA
- a CDS encoding type II toxin-antitoxin system HicA family toxin has product MSRWIPCKRRDFICRLRILGFDGPFSGTRHQFMVYKRHRLSIPSNSEYSIPQLRMMIREVEEIIGKEITADEWNCL; this is encoded by the coding sequence GTGAGCCGATGGATTCCGTGTAAACGTCGGGATTTCATTTGTCGGTTACGAATACTTGGTTTTGATGGGCCATTTTCTGGAACAAGACATCAGTTTATGGTTTATAAACGGCATCGTCTGTCAATTCCATCTAATTCTGAATACTCTATTCCTCAGCTTCGAATGATGATACGTGAAGTAGAAGAAATAATAGGTAAAGAAATTACTGCAGATGAATGGAATTGCCTGTAA
- a CDS encoding PAS domain S-box protein: protein MSETDKKRINILLIEDNPGDVRLIQEMLKDAGATQFELEHANRLSLGLERLTKREFDVILLDLGLPESYGLPTLVNILPRAQKLPIVVLTGSIADEMIGIEAVQKGAQDYLMKEQLDSKVLVRSIRYAIERKRAEEVLRESETRFRTLIQAAPSVIICLSPEGRILEFNPEAEHIYGWKREEVLGQNYFELLITIEIRERVVEDVKKVLNGEPTRGFENPVRGSDGSERFFIWNADRLMDDRGNITGIIAVGQDITERKRIEKEQRKQREHLEYLNGKLTALNKELESFSYSVSHDLSAPLNRIIGFCDILLSDYADKLDQQGKNHLHRVITASQHMVKLIRNMLHLARATRSEMHNETVNLSVLVKLLANELKERQPERQVEFVIAEGLTARGDPGLLQIMLENLLGNAWKFTKMHQNAKIEFGVAQHDGKSVYFLRDNGVGFKMDLADKLFNAFQRLHSSTDFEGTGIGLATARRIIQRHGGQIWAAGEEGKGATFYFTLA from the coding sequence ATGAGTGAAACGGATAAAAAGCGAATCAATATCCTGCTGATTGAGGATAACCCAGGCGATGTGCGGTTGATACAGGAGATGCTGAAAGATGCCGGCGCCACTCAATTTGAGCTGGAGCATGCCAACCGTCTTTCGCTAGGGTTGGAGCGCCTTACAAAGAGAGAGTTTGATGTGATATTACTCGATCTTGGGCTTCCGGAAAGTTATGGGCTTCCCACGCTTGTCAATATCCTTCCCCGGGCACAGAAATTACCCATAGTGGTGCTTACCGGGAGTATTGCCGACGAAATGATCGGTATTGAAGCCGTCCAGAAAGGGGCGCAGGATTACCTGATGAAGGAGCAATTGGATAGCAAAGTGCTGGTGCGCTCCATACGCTATGCCATCGAGCGCAAGCGGGCGGAGGAGGTACTGCGGGAAAGTGAGACAAGATTCAGGACGCTCATTCAAGCCGCTCCGAGTGTTATTATTTGCCTGTCGCCAGAGGGCAGGATTCTTGAGTTCAATCCTGAAGCAGAACACATCTATGGCTGGAAACGGGAAGAGGTGCTTGGACAGAATTATTTTGAATTGCTTATTACCATTGAGATACGAGAAAGGGTTGTTGAGGATGTAAAGAAGGTTTTGAATGGTGAGCCAACACGGGGTTTTGAAAATCCTGTCAGGGGTTCTGACGGAAGCGAGCGTTTTTTCATATGGAATGCTGACCGTCTCATGGATGACAGGGGAAACATTACCGGGATAATTGCGGTTGGACAGGACATAACAGAGCGAAAACGTATTGAAAAAGAACAGAGGAAACAACGCGAACATCTTGAATATCTTAACGGTAAACTTACCGCTCTGAACAAAGAGCTGGAGTCATTCAGCTACTCTGTATCTCATGACCTGAGTGCGCCTTTGAATCGTATCATAGGTTTTTGCGATATCTTATTAAGTGATTATGCTGATAAACTTGACCAGCAAGGTAAAAATCATCTTCACCGTGTGATTACCGCCAGCCAGCACATGGTAAAACTTATTAGAAATATGCTGCATCTTGCCCGCGCAACCCGCAGTGAGATGCATAATGAGACAGTTAATTTAAGTGTACTGGTGAAGCTGCTAGCCAACGAACTCAAGGAAAGACAGCCGGAACGCCAGGTGGAGTTTGTTATCGCTGAAGGGCTGACCGCCAGGGGTGATCCTGGATTGTTACAGATAATGCTTGAGAACCTGCTGGGTAATGCGTGGAAGTTTACTAAAATGCATCAAAATGCAAAAATAGAATTTGGGGTGGCACAGCATGATGGAAAATCAGTTTATTTTTTAAGAGACAATGGTGTCGGTTTTAAAATGGACCTTGCCGATAAATTATTCAATGCTTTCCAGCGCCTGCATTCATCAACTGATTTTGAAGGTACCGGTATCGGGTTGGCTACCGCACGGCGCATCATCCAGCGTCATGGCGGACAAATATGGGCTGCGGGTGAAGAGGGCAAGGGTGCGACGTTTTATTTTACATTAGCGTAA
- a CDS encoding type II toxin-antitoxin system HicB family antitoxin, whose product MPAIRYVLSEYVEHAMAQALYDKLEDGTFAGKIPICKGVIAFGNTLRECENELRSTLEDWILLGLKLGHSLPVIGEIDLNREPTSEPMDSV is encoded by the coding sequence ATGCCTGCAATACGATATGTCCTGAGCGAATATGTGGAACATGCTATGGCACAGGCCCTTTATGACAAGCTTGAAGACGGTACATTTGCCGGAAAAATTCCGATTTGTAAAGGAGTTATAGCCTTTGGAAATACTTTAAGAGAGTGTGAAAATGAACTACGTTCAACACTCGAAGATTGGATTCTGTTAGGATTAAAACTGGGACATTCTCTACCTGTAATTGGAGAGATTGATTTAAATAGGGAGCCAACGAGTGAGCCGATGGATTCCGTGTAA
- a CDS encoding PAS domain S-box protein, whose protein sequence is MIGRMADNMRKTGIDIIGDVPWGTHFCQFYQTKEDLTDILVPYFKTGLESNEFCMWITSAPLTVEEARDAMKKEVCDFELYANKGQIEIIPHTEWYLKDGVFNLRRVLNGWVDKLNLAMARGYEGMRITGNTAWLEKNDWRNFAHYEEEIDNVIGKHPMMAICSYSLDTCGAYEIIDVVRNHQFALIKREGRLELFESSERRHAMEALRMSEEKYRILYETIRDGIVATDMDGHILECNQAYVDMLGYSKDEIMKLTYHQLTPEKWHRTESRIVKELIIGRGYSDEYEKEYRRKDGTVFPISIRVWLIRDGEDKPKGMWGIIRDITARKRMEEELQIHKTELEMQNEELRSAQIKLENLLSKYSDLYDFAPVSYFTFDKNGLIIEVNLTGSHKLSKERISLIKKPFSLYVVPADKDLFYSHLRQVFRTGARQTCEIKLMNKNGVQFYAQLESIPVRNNDADFNQCRTAISDITDHKRLEDELRKLSNAIEQSPCSIVITDTNGNIEYVNPKFCKTTGYTPEEAIGQNTRILKSGEKPPEEYKCLWDTITTGNEWRGELHNKKKCGERYWEYASISPIKNSEGVITHFLAVKEDITKRKHAEDELRKQRDSLEYITRQLTATNKELEAFCYSVSHDLRAPLRSIDGFSKVLMEDYADKLDVQARKHLQRVCAASQHMGQLIDDLLNLSRIARREICFVTVNLSELVRSIANELQEMQPERKVEFIIANGLITKGDSNLLRIAFKNLLSNAWKFTRNRQQARIEFGITQSNEKSVYFVRDNGVGFDMAYVNKLFGAFQRLHMATEFEGTGIGLAIVQRVIQRHGGHIWAEGEVDKGAVFYFII, encoded by the coding sequence ATGATAGGCAGAATGGCAGATAATATGAGGAAAACAGGGATAGATATCATAGGGGATGTACCATGGGGCACTCATTTTTGTCAATTTTATCAAACCAAAGAAGATTTAACTGATATTTTAGTACCCTACTTCAAGACAGGATTGGAAAGCAACGAATTCTGCATGTGGATAACTTCTGCGCCCCTTACGGTAGAAGAGGCCAGAGATGCGATGAAAAAGGAGGTATGTGATTTTGAACTCTATGCGAATAAAGGGCAGATAGAGATTATTCCGCATACCGAATGGTATCTCAAAGATGGAGTTTTCAATCTCCGGAGGGTCCTCAATGGATGGGTTGATAAGCTTAACCTGGCCATGGCAAGAGGTTACGAGGGTATGAGAATAACAGGGAATACGGCCTGGCTTGAAAAGAATGATTGGCGGAACTTTGCCCATTATGAAGAAGAAATAGACAATGTTATTGGCAAACACCCAATGATGGCCATTTGCAGTTATTCGCTCGATACATGTGGAGCATATGAGATCATCGATGTGGTTCGCAATCATCAGTTCGCCCTTATTAAGCGCGAAGGCAGGCTGGAGCTTTTTGAAAGTTCTGAGCGCAGGCATGCAATGGAAGCGCTGAGAATGTCTGAGGAAAAGTACCGCATTTTATACGAGACTATCAGAGACGGGATTGTGGCTACCGATATGGATGGGCATATACTTGAGTGCAACCAGGCGTATGTGGATATGCTTGGGTATTCGAAAGACGAGATAATGAAATTAACCTACCACCAGCTTACACCGGAAAAGTGGCACCGGACGGAATCCAGGATAGTAAAAGAACTGATCATTGGAAGAGGTTATTCCGATGAATATGAAAAGGAATATAGAAGAAAAGACGGAACTGTATTCCCGATATCCATCAGGGTTTGGCTGATCAGAGATGGAGAAGATAAACCGAAGGGGATGTGGGGTATAATCAGAGACATTACCGCGCGAAAGCGGATGGAAGAAGAACTCCAGATCCATAAGACTGAACTGGAAATGCAAAACGAAGAGCTTCGCAGTGCCCAAATTAAACTTGAAAATTTACTCAGTAAGTATTCCGATCTTTATGACTTTGCCCCCGTTTCTTACTTTACTTTTGATAAAAATGGACTGATCATAGAAGTAAATCTTACCGGTTCTCATAAATTAAGTAAAGAAAGAATCTCTTTAATAAAAAAACCATTTTCTCTTTATGTTGTTCCGGCTGATAAGGATCTGTTTTATTCACACCTCAGACAGGTTTTTAGAACCGGGGCCCGTCAAACTTGTGAGATTAAACTTATGAATAAGAATGGGGTTCAATTCTATGCACAACTGGAAAGCATACCGGTGCGGAACAACGATGCTGATTTTAATCAATGCCGGACTGCAATAAGTGACATTACTGATCATAAGCGGCTGGAGGATGAACTTCGTAAGTTATCCAATGCCATTGAACAAAGCCCGTGCTCAATTGTCATTACCGATACAAATGGCAACATCGAATATGTAAACCCCAAATTCTGCAAGACAACAGGTTACACCCCCGAAGAGGCAATCGGGCAGAACACGCGTATCTTAAAATCCGGTGAGAAACCACCCGAAGAATATAAATGTTTATGGGACACCATTACTACAGGAAATGAATGGAGAGGAGAATTACATAATAAAAAAAAGTGCGGTGAACGCTATTGGGAATATGCATCTATTTCACCAATCAAAAACTCGGAAGGGGTTATTACCCATTTCCTTGCGGTTAAGGAAGATATCACCAAGCGCAAGCATGCAGAGGACGAATTGCGGAAACAACGCGATTCGCTTGAATATATTACTCGTCAACTCACGGCCACGAACAAAGAATTAGAGGCATTTTGCTACTCGGTATCTCATGACCTGAGAGCCCCGTTGCGCAGCATCGATGGTTTCAGTAAGGTGCTGATGGAAGATTATGCTGATAAGCTTGATGTGCAGGCCAGGAAGCACCTTCAGCGTGTGTGCGCTGCAAGCCAGCATATGGGGCAACTTATTGACGACCTGCTCAATCTCTCCCGTATAGCACGGCGCGAGATATGCTTTGTAACGGTTAATTTAAGTGAGTTGGTAAGATCGATTGCAAATGAACTGCAGGAGATGCAGCCGGAGCGAAAAGTGGAGTTCATCATAGCTAATGGATTAATCACCAAAGGTGATTCCAATTTGTTACGGATAGCATTTAAAAACTTGTTGAGTAATGCCTGGAAATTCACCAGAAATCGTCAACAAGCCCGGATAGAATTCGGTATTACACAGAGTAATGAAAAATCAGTGTATTTTGTCCGTGACAATGGTGTTGGCTTCGACATGGCATATGTCAATAAACTATTTGGTGCATTCCAGCGTCTGCATATGGCGACTGAATTTGAAGGTACCGGCATTGGGCTGGCTATCGTCCAGCGCGTTATTCAACGCCATGGTGGCCATATCTGGGCCGAAGGCGAAGTGGACAAAGGAGCAGTTTTTTATTTTATAATTTAA
- a CDS encoding heme protein encodes MKKIHLFLVLTICLFYLGCERIKKTFEPKEEVPEVTVKEEPEVVKRETSEYAKEEAPEVEKKEPEELEMSALLKLSEEDIAKELWQKIQKENYQHNWKLWPDKKTFYEAKEPHGPLLTTYVNDISYDTIINKKGKMPFDAIIITENYTFDNSLISITAMRKIKGFNPVNNDWFWVEFEPSGKVMTMRADDKIIQLAGKIATCIECHGKQAHNDYIFTRILRDIEQETLEAKKREEEEVNAIRIAKELWDKMKEEDYQANWQMWPDKQAFYEAKQPHGALLTTYVNGRAHDTILNKKEIMPPGAIIIAENYTLGKNLASTIVMQKITGFDPQTHDWFWVQFDPDGNIMTEKKYGEIILQAGKVARCIECHREKADNDFIFTSPLKKTEKVEGVTPEVKKTEEISAEKMANILWNKLQTENYRKTWQMWPGKPVFYEGKEPHGYFLTTFVNDIAHEIIKYKKGEMPSGAIIIKENYRQDKNIESITVMQKIKDFNPDSKDWFWIKFEPGGNVMTVQKEGETIKLVGKIASCIECHGKQTSNDYIMTSPLKLEHTY; translated from the coding sequence ATGAAAAAGATTCATTTGTTTCTTGTATTAACAATATGCCTTTTCTATTTAGGATGTGAAAGAATTAAAAAAACATTTGAACCGAAAGAGGAAGTACCCGAAGTTACTGTGAAAGAAGAACCAGAAGTTGTCAAAAGAGAAACATCAGAATACGCCAAAGAAGAAGCACCTGAAGTTGAGAAAAAGGAACCGGAAGAATTAGAAATGTCTGCATTATTAAAATTATCAGAGGAAGATATTGCAAAAGAACTCTGGCAGAAAATACAAAAGGAAAACTATCAGCATAATTGGAAACTGTGGCCGGACAAGAAGACTTTCTATGAGGCAAAAGAACCACATGGGCCTTTACTCACTACATACGTGAATGACATTTCATACGATACTATTATAAATAAAAAGGGGAAGATGCCGTTTGATGCAATAATAATTACTGAAAATTACACGTTTGATAATAGTCTCATTTCCATAACAGCGATGCGAAAAATAAAAGGTTTTAATCCTGTAAACAATGATTGGTTCTGGGTTGAGTTTGAACCAAGTGGCAAAGTCATGACGATGAGAGCAGACGACAAGATTATACAATTAGCTGGCAAAATTGCCACCTGTATCGAATGTCATGGGAAACAAGCCCATAATGACTATATCTTTACACGTATACTGAGAGATATAGAGCAGGAAACACTTGAGGCAAAAAAACGGGAAGAAGAAGAAGTAAATGCCATAAGAATTGCCAAGGAACTCTGGGACAAAATGAAGGAAGAAGATTATCAGGCAAACTGGCAGATGTGGCCGGACAAACAGGCTTTTTATGAAGCAAAGCAACCGCATGGAGCTTTGCTCACAACATACGTAAATGGCAGAGCTCATGATACGATTCTCAATAAAAAAGAAATAATGCCTCCTGGTGCAATTATTATTGCAGAAAACTATACCTTAGGCAAAAATCTCGCCTCTACAATCGTGATGCAAAAAATAACAGGTTTTGACCCTCAAACTCATGATTGGTTTTGGGTTCAATTTGACCCGGACGGGAATATTATGACAGAAAAAAAATATGGAGAGATCATACTCCAGGCGGGAAAAGTCGCACGGTGTATTGAATGCCATAGGGAGAAGGCCGACAATGACTTTATTTTCACAAGCCCTTTGAAGAAAACAGAGAAAGTCGAAGGAGTAACACCCGAAGTTAAAAAAACAGAAGAAATATCAGCAGAAAAAATGGCAAATATTCTCTGGAATAAACTGCAAACCGAAAATTACAGGAAAACCTGGCAGATGTGGCCAGGCAAGCCGGTTTTTTATGAAGGAAAAGAACCGCATGGATATTTTCTCACCACCTTTGTAAATGACATTGCCCATGAAATAATTAAATATAAAAAAGGAGAAATGCCCTCAGGAGCAATAATTATTAAAGAGAATTATAGGCAGGATAAAAACATTGAATCAATAACTGTAATGCAGAAGATAAAAGACTTTAATCCCGATTCCAAAGATTGGTTCTGGATTAAGTTTGAACCAGGTGGCAATGTAATGACGGTACAAAAGGAAGGCGAAACTATAAAGTTGGTTGGTAAAATTGCCAGCTGCATTGAATGTCATGGCAAACAGACCAGTAATGATTATATTATGACAAGTCCTTTGAAGTTAGAACATACGTACTAA
- a CDS encoding phosphoribosyltransferase — translation MKNVIFENRRDAGRQLAEVLMKRGYSNQPLAVLGIPRGGVVVADEVAEALSSSLDVVIVRKLRAPYQPELGIGAVVDGDNISIINEELVRALGVSSDYLNSEIACQQEEIERRLRVYRGDRPAPEVTGKTVIVIDDGIATGYTFRAALEGLRRRNPARLVAAAPVAAQSSVDMLSVFADEMIFLSTPVSFFSVGAWYRDFDQVSDEEAVAILRRNWARSKPQKPVND, via the coding sequence ATGAAAAATGTAATTTTTGAAAACCGGCGTGACGCCGGGCGTCAATTAGCTGAAGTCCTCATGAAACGCGGCTATAGCAATCAGCCGCTGGCGGTTCTGGGCATCCCGCGCGGGGGCGTTGTGGTCGCGGATGAAGTCGCCGAAGCCCTCTCCTCATCCCTGGATGTCGTTATCGTCCGTAAACTCAGGGCCCCCTATCAACCTGAATTGGGTATTGGTGCAGTGGTGGACGGCGATAACATTAGCATCATTAACGAAGAGCTGGTTCGTGCTTTGGGTGTTTCGTCAGATTATCTGAATAGTGAGATTGCCTGCCAGCAGGAGGAGATTGAACGGCGGTTGCGCGTTTACCGTGGTGACAGGCCAGCGCCAGAGGTCACTGGAAAGACTGTCATTGTGATCGATGATGGCATTGCAACGGGATATACCTTCCGCGCCGCGCTGGAAGGTCTGCGCCGGCGTAATCCTGCGCGGCTCGTTGCTGCGGCGCCGGTCGCTGCTCAAAGCAGTGTCGATATGTTAAGCGTTTTTGCTGATGAAATGATATTTCTCAGCACACCAGTATCCTTCTTTTCTGTTGGTGCATGGTACCGCGATTTTGACCAGGTGAGCGATGAGGAGGCCGTTGCGATCCTTCGCCGCAATTGGGCCCGATCCAAACCTCAGAAACCTGTGAACGACTGA
- a CDS encoding response regulator, which produces MINQQSSISNPQVKVVLLVEDNQDDVELSLRVLKRNYINNEVIVTRDGEEALDYLFGKGVYAGRDMSVMPAIILLDLKLPKVEGLEVLRSIRADERTKLLPVIILTSSKEDKDLVQGYKLGAISYIRKPIDFFKLNKAVRQLARNFYCDSKQYPFFKT; this is translated from the coding sequence ATGATAAATCAACAATCTTCAATCTCAAATCCACAAGTAAAAGTTGTCTTGCTGGTGGAGGATAATCAGGACGATGTGGAATTGTCCTTACGTGTGCTAAAAAGGAATTATATCAACAATGAGGTAATAGTGACCCGTGATGGCGAAGAGGCGCTGGATTATCTATTTGGTAAAGGTGTTTACGCAGGACGAGATATGAGTGTGATGCCTGCGATTATTCTTTTGGATTTGAAATTGCCGAAAGTTGAAGGTCTGGAAGTACTGCGCAGCATACGTGCAGATGAGCGGACAAAGCTGCTCCCGGTGATTATTCTTACCTCATCAAAAGAGGATAAAGACCTGGTTCAGGGTTATAAATTGGGTGCCATTAGCTATATTCGTAAACCAATCGATTTTTTCAAGTTGAACAAGGCAGTGCGGCAACTAGCCAGAAATTTTTATTGTGATAGTAAGCAATACCCCTTTTTTAAAACATAA
- a CDS encoding HAMP domain-containing sensor histidine kinase, translated as MVGTYKDYRGQSVVGVSTDLPEYNWILLAEANEPEAFAPLKMLGIIALTLGAVSAATVTSFGIVFAVSTSRPIKDLTKATERFAGGDLQHRVKITRKDEIGVLANSFNSMAEELARIINEHKRTEKELKHYSAELKRSNEELQHFAYIASHDLQEPLRMISSYLQLIKRRYKGNLDKDADEFIQYAVDGANRLQKMINGLLEYSRVDTHGKSFELADCEVVLQQALTNLKVVIEESAATITHDPLPAVMADSSQLLLVFQNLITNAVKFRGNEPPCIHISAKHKENEWIFSVHDNGIGIEPEYHGRLFVIFRRLHSREYPGVGLGLSICKKVVKRHGGRIWVESEPGKGSTFYFTIPIREGRTYI; from the coding sequence CCAGAGGCATTTGCGCCATTAAAGATGTTGGGTATTATCGCCCTGACTTTAGGGGCTGTTAGTGCTGCTACGGTTACAAGCTTCGGAATCGTCTTTGCTGTTTCAACGTCACGCCCCATTAAAGATTTGACGAAGGCAACAGAGCGGTTCGCCGGTGGAGACTTACAACACAGAGTAAAGATAACACGCAAGGACGAAATCGGTGTCCTGGCAAACAGTTTTAATAGTATGGCTGAGGAACTTGCGCGGATAATTAACGAACACAAGCGGACGGAGAAGGAGTTAAAGCATTATTCAGCTGAGCTGAAGAGGAGTAATGAGGAACTACAGCACTTTGCCTATATTGCTTCTCATGACCTGCAGGAGCCCCTCCGTATGATATCCAGCTATCTTCAATTGATAAAAAGAAGATATAAAGGCAATCTCGATAAAGATGCAGATGAATTCATTCAATATGCCGTGGATGGAGCCAATCGCCTGCAAAAAATGATCAACGGCTTGCTCGAATACTCACGCGTGGATACCCACGGTAAATCATTCGAATTGGCAGATTGCGAGGTTGTCCTTCAGCAGGCCCTGACCAACCTGAAAGTAGTGATTGAAGAGAGTGCCGCTACAATTACCCATGATCCTCTTCCGGCTGTTATGGCTGATAGTTCACAGCTTTTGCTTGTGTTTCAGAACCTCATAACCAATGCCGTCAAATTTCGTGGTAATGAACCACCCTGCATCCATATATCAGCCAAACACAAGGAAAACGAATGGATATTCTCCGTGCATGATAACGGCATCGGTATCGAGCCTGAATATCATGGGCGACTCTTTGTCATCTTCAGGCGCCTGCATAGCAGAGAATATCCTGGCGTTGGTTTGGGTCTGTCGATATGCAAGAAAGTTGTAAAACGGCATGGCGGAAGAATCTGGGTGGAATCGGAGCCAGGAAAGGGATCAACATTCTATTTTACAATTCCAATAAGAGAAGGGAGAACATACATATGA